A portion of the Chryseobacterium tructae genome contains these proteins:
- the map gene encoding type I methionyl aminopeptidase, with product MSITNEDQLTGMQKVSEAVAYTLKEMTRYAQPGMSTKELDEYGAKILADFGAKSAPYLTYGFPGWTCISVDNEFCHGIPTDQRILKEGDLINIDVSAELNGYWADNGGSFVIGKDINQHQKLVDASKDILQKAIDKIKGGVKIADIGFLMETEAKKRGFKVIKNLAGHGVGRSLHEQPDELLNYKNRFDTRRFKKNSVVAIETFISTSSNLAVELKDGWTMVGNKGGYMAQHEHTILITDGKPVILTQMNEILN from the coding sequence ATGTCAATTACCAATGAAGATCAGTTAACCGGAATGCAGAAAGTGAGTGAAGCAGTGGCTTATACCTTGAAAGAGATGACGCGATATGCGCAACCTGGTATGTCCACAAAGGAACTCGATGAATACGGAGCGAAAATACTTGCTGATTTTGGCGCTAAATCTGCACCTTACCTTACGTATGGATTTCCGGGTTGGACTTGCATCAGTGTTGATAACGAATTCTGTCATGGTATTCCAACAGATCAAAGGATTTTGAAGGAAGGTGATCTGATCAATATTGATGTTTCAGCTGAATTGAACGGATATTGGGCAGATAATGGAGGTTCGTTTGTGATAGGTAAAGATATCAACCAACATCAGAAACTCGTAGATGCTTCTAAAGATATTCTTCAAAAAGCCATTGATAAGATCAAAGGAGGTGTGAAAATAGCTGATATTGGGTTTTTGATGGAGACAGAAGCAAAGAAAAGAGGCTTTAAAGTGATTAAAAACCTTGCCGGACATGGGGTTGGAAGAAGTTTGCATGAACAACCCGATGAATTATTGAATTATAAAAATCGTTTTGACACCAGACGTTTTAAGAAAAATTCTGTAGTGGCTATTGAAACATTTATTTCTACTTCCTCAAACCTGGCTGTAGAGTTGAAAGACGGTTGGACAATGGTAGGAAATAAAGGCGGCTATATGGCGCAACACGAACATACCATTTTAATCACCGATGGAAAACCCGTTATTCTAACGCAGATGAATGAAATTTTGAATTGA